In Topomyia yanbarensis strain Yona2022 chromosome 2, ASM3024719v1, whole genome shotgun sequence, one DNA window encodes the following:
- the LOC131683293 gene encoding lysosomal alpha-mannosidase-like isoform X1, protein MARMAGSVKSLLLLVAVCVWSVSAGPSIQRWRNGNGFYKRGQRDEYRAYGADASNSGTNCGYESCPEIKKNMLNVHLVPHTHDDVGWLKTVDQYYYGSRTLIQKAGVQYILDSVVESLLKDPTRRFIYVESAFFFKWWKEQTPELQDKVRDLVNQGRLEFIGGAWSMNDEASTHYQSIIDQFTWGLRLLNDTFGECGRPRIGWQIDPFGHSREQASIFAQMGFDGLFFGRLDYEDKRERLTQKNAEMIWKASSNLADSDLFTGVLYNTYQPPPGFCFDILCSDEPIMDGRYSAENNVNSKVEKFLYYVELQAKHYRTNNIVLTMGGDFTYMDANVYFKNLDKLIRYTNARQANGSAVNVFYSTPSCYLKALHDADITWPTKSDDFFPYASDPHAFWTGYFTSRPTIKRFERVGNHFLQVCKQLTALAPKKENHFTAHLNVLREAMGVMQHHDAVTGTEKQHVADDYSRMLHRAIEACGANTKIALNQMVDPVEKKTSPKHDVHGLQKDFTFEFETCHWLNISKCEITEAKDTFMVTLYNPLAHSGYQYVRLPVSGNKYIVKDYRGVETPSQMVPIPATVQNLTYRFSNATNEVVFLANELPPLGYKSYFVSRVIESVDDFTKDHRPPPTATMQADEAPKQWHAEEVVIGNKYLNVSFDSNGFLSTINANGISSRLRQTFVYYEAAVGNNIEWRNRSSGAYIFRPNGTERHVSESVLLRVFKGNVVQEVHQVFNEWISQVVRIYSDENHVEFEWLVGPIPIEDGVGKEVVSRFYTAAQSNGVFWTDSNGREMMKRVRNHRDTWNLQLEEPIAGNYYPVTTKIALEDGNIRFAVLNDRAQGGSSMEDGSLELMVHRRLLHDDAFGVDEALDEQAYGKGLVARGKHYVIFGSKKTSSPTLQARERFLQNQILLPNWVFLSDTTNFQYEDWQKRFNNIYSALSLSLPLNVNLMTFEPWKENSLLVRFEHLLEKDEDPIYSKPVRFNLQDIFRSLSIEEISETTLAGNQWKEDSKRLQFKPDPSYLQHVTKASLFENNPYQNGQVSQANGETEQEEAAENLRNVSNEGYEIVLGPMQIRTFVLQLEFRP, encoded by the exons ATGGCTAGAATGGCAGGATCTGTGAAGTCTTTGCTCCTGCTTGTAGCTGTTTGTGTGTGGAGTGTCTCGGCTGGACCAAGCATACAACGGTGGAGAAATGGGAACGGGTTCTACAAGCGGGGTCAACGTGACGAGTATCGGGCGTACGGTGCGGATGCTTCCAACAGTGGAACAAATTGCGGATATGAG TCATGCCCCGAGATCAAGAAGAACATGCTGAACGTCCATCTGGTTCCGCACACCCACGATGACGTCGGTTGGCTGAAAACGGTCGACCAGTACTATTACGGGA GTAGAACGCTCATTCAAAAGGCAGGTGTTCAATATATACTTGATTCCGTGGTCGAGTCGCTGCTGAAAGATCCCACGCGCAGATTTATCTACGTCGAATCcgcttttttcttcaaatggtGGAAAGAACAGACTCCAGAGTTGCAGGACAAGGTTCGCGATCTGGTTAATCAAGGCCGGCTGGAGTTCATCGGTGGAGCTTGGAGTATGAATGATGAGGCATCGACGCACTACCAGAGTATCATCGATCAGTTCACCTGGGGGCTGCGGTTGTTGAACGATACCTTCGGAGAGTGCGGTAGGCCGAGAATTGGCTGGCAGATTGATCCGTTCGGGCATTCGCGGGAGCAGGCATCAATTTTCGCTCAGATGGGTTTCGATGGGCTGTTCTTTGGACGGTTGGACTACGAGGATAAGCGAGAACGCTTGACACAGAAGAACGCTGAAATGATTTGGAAGGCAAGTTCGAATCTGGCGGACAGTGATCTGTTCACGGGAGTTTTGTACAATACTTATCAACCTCCGCCGGGGTTCTGCTTCGACATCCTGTGCTCGGACGAACCGATCATGGACGGTCGGTACAGTGCGGAGAACAATGTGAACTCGAAG GTCGAGAAATTTTTGTATTATGTAGAATTGCAGGCGAAACACTATCGGACGAATAACATTGTGCTGACCATGGGCGGGGACTTTACGTACATGGACGCTAATGTGTACTTCAAGAACTTGGACAAACTGATCAG GTACACCAACGCCCGCCAAGCAAACGGTTCCGCTGTCAACGTCTTCTACTCAACTCCATCGTGCTATCTGAAAGCCCTACACGACGCCGACATCACCTGGCCAACGAAGAGTGACGACTTTTTCCCATACGCTTCGGATCCTCACGCCTTTTGGACCGGATATTTCACGTCCCGACCAACGATCAAACGGTTCGAACGCGTCGGCAATCACTTCCTGCAGGTTTGCAAACAACTGACGGCACTTGCCCCTAAGAAGGAAAACCACTTCACCGCCCACCTAAACGTGCTTCGTGAAGCGATGGGTGTAATGCAGCATCACGATGCCGTCACCGGAACCGAGAAACAGCATGTAGCCGACGATTATTCCCGAATGCTTCACCGAGCTATCGAAGCCTGCGGAGCAAATACCAAGATTGCCTTGAATCAGATGGTTGATCCGGTCGAAAAGAAAACCTCCCCTAAGCATGACGTTCACGGCTTACAGAAGGACTTCACATTCGAGTTCGAAACCTGCCATTGGTTGAACATCAGCAAATGCGAAATCACCGAAGCTAAGGATACTTTCATGGTCACCCTCTATAACCCACTAGCTCATTCCGGCTATCAGTACGTTCGTCTACCAGTTTCCGGCAACAAATACATCGTCAAAGATTACCGAGGCGTGGAGACTCCTTCCCAGATGGTACCGATTCCGGCGACGGTTCAAAACCTAACCTACCGCTTTAGCAACGCCACGAACGAAGTAGTTTTCCTAGCGAACGAACTTCCCCCGCTGGGTTACAAATCATATTTCGTCTCACGAGTGATCGAATCCGTCGATGACTTCACCAAGGATCATAGGCCACCGCCGACGGCAACGATGCAGGCGGACGAAGCCCCAAAACAGTGGCACGCGGAGGAAGTCGTCATCGGAAACAAGTACCTTAATGTTAGCTTCGACAGTAATGGTTTCCTGAGCACGATCAACGCCAACGGAATCAGCAGCCGGCTGCGGCAAACTTTTGTGTACTACGAAGCGGCAGTTGGAAACAATATCGAGTGGCGGAATCGTTCATCGGGAGCGTACATTTTCCGTCCGAATGGGACCGAACGGCACGTCAGTGAGTCTGTTCTGTTACGAGTGTTCAAGGGTAACGTAGTTCAGGAGGTTCACCAGGTGTTCAACGAATGGATCAGTCAGGTGGTTCGTATCTACTCCGATGAGAATCATGTTGAGTTTGAGTGGTTGGTTGGTCCTATTCCGATTGAGGACGGTGTCGGTAAGGAGGTGGTGTCGAGGTTCTACACGGCTGCCCAGTCGAACGGTGTATTTTGGACGGATTCCAATGGTCGGGAGATGATGAAGAGAGTTCGGAATCATCGTGATACGTGGAATTTGCAGCTGGAAGAACCGATTGCCGGAAATTACTACCCGGTGACGACGAAGATCGCACTGGAGGATGGCAACATTCGGTTCGCTGTTTTGAACGATCGTGCTCAAGGCGGTTCCAGCATGGAGGATGGTTCGCTCGAGTTGATGGTTCATCGCAGACTTCTTCACGATGATGCGTTTGGGGTGGATGAAGCACTCGATGAGCAAGCCTACGGGAAGGGGCTGGTTGCTCGCGGCAAGCATTATGTTATTTTCGGATCAAAAAAGACCTCTAGTCCGACCCTGCAGGCCAGGGAACGGTTCCTGCAGAATCAGATTTTGCTGCCCAACTGGGTATTCCTCAGCGATACCACCAACTTCCAGTACGAAGATTGGCAGAAACGATTCAACAATATC TATTCAGCTCTTTCGTTGTCCCTCCCCTTGAACGTCAACCTGATGACGTTCGAACCGTGGAAAGAGAACAGTCTGCTCGTCCGATTTGAACATCTACTGGAGAAGGACGAAGACCCGATTTACTCCAAGCCGGTTCGGTTCAACCTGCAGGATATCTTCCGTTCGCTCAGCATCGAAGAAATCAGTGAGACAACACTCGCTGGAAACCAATGGAAGGAGGACAGCAAACGGTTACAGTTTAAACCGGATCCTTCCTATCTGCAACATGTGACAAAGGCCTCCCTCTTCGAGAATAATCCATACCAGAACGGGCAGGTATCGCAAGCGAACGGCGAAACGGAACAGGAAGAAGCGGCGGAGAATCTACGGAACGTGAGCAACGAAGGTTACGAGATAGTGCTGGGTCCAATGCAGATTCGTACGTTCGTTTTGCAATTGGAGTTTAGGCCATAA
- the LOC131683293 gene encoding lysosomal alpha-mannosidase-like isoform X2, which yields MARMAGSVKSLLLLVAVCVWSVSAGPSIQRWRNGNGFYKRGQRDEYRAYGADASNSGTNCGYESCPEIKKNMLNVHLVPHTHDDVGWLKTVDQYYYGSRTLIQKAGVQYILDSVVESLLKDPTRRFIYVESAFFFKWWKEQTPELQDKVRDLVNQGRLEFIGGAWSMNDEASTHYQSIIDQFTWGLRLLNDTFGECGRPRIGWQIDPFGHSREQASIFAQMGFDGLFFGRLDYEDKRERLTQKNAEMIWKASSNLADSDLFTGVLYNTYQPPPGFCFDILCSDEPIMDGRYSAENNVNSKVDQFIAIVQNMSSSYRTNNIVLTMGEDFHYQYAEMWFKNQDKLIKYTNARQANGSAVNVFYSTPSCYLKALHDADITWPTKSDDFFPYASDPHAFWTGYFTSRPTIKRFERVGNHFLQVCKQLTALAPKKENHFTAHLNVLREAMGVMQHHDAVTGTEKQHVADDYSRMLHRAIEACGANTKIALNQMVDPVEKKTSPKHDVHGLQKDFTFEFETCHWLNISKCEITEAKDTFMVTLYNPLAHSGYQYVRLPVSGNKYIVKDYRGVETPSQMVPIPATVQNLTYRFSNATNEVVFLANELPPLGYKSYFVSRVIESVDDFTKDHRPPPTATMQADEAPKQWHAEEVVIGNKYLNVSFDSNGFLSTINANGISSRLRQTFVYYEAAVGNNIEWRNRSSGAYIFRPNGTERHVSESVLLRVFKGNVVQEVHQVFNEWISQVVRIYSDENHVEFEWLVGPIPIEDGVGKEVVSRFYTAAQSNGVFWTDSNGREMMKRVRNHRDTWNLQLEEPIAGNYYPVTTKIALEDGNIRFAVLNDRAQGGSSMEDGSLELMVHRRLLHDDAFGVDEALDEQAYGKGLVARGKHYVIFGSKKTSSPTLQARERFLQNQILLPNWVFLSDTTNFQYEDWQKRFNNIYSALSLSLPLNVNLMTFEPWKENSLLVRFEHLLEKDEDPIYSKPVRFNLQDIFRSLSIEEISETTLAGNQWKEDSKRLQFKPDPSYLQHVTKASLFENNPYQNGQVSQANGETEQEEAAENLRNVSNEGYEIVLGPMQIRTFVLQLEFRP from the exons ATGGCTAGAATGGCAGGATCTGTGAAGTCTTTGCTCCTGCTTGTAGCTGTTTGTGTGTGGAGTGTCTCGGCTGGACCAAGCATACAACGGTGGAGAAATGGGAACGGGTTCTACAAGCGGGGTCAACGTGACGAGTATCGGGCGTACGGTGCGGATGCTTCCAACAGTGGAACAAATTGCGGATATGAG TCATGCCCCGAGATCAAGAAGAACATGCTGAACGTCCATCTGGTTCCGCACACCCACGATGACGTCGGTTGGCTGAAAACGGTCGACCAGTACTATTACGGGA GTAGAACGCTCATTCAAAAGGCAGGTGTTCAATATATACTTGATTCCGTGGTCGAGTCGCTGCTGAAAGATCCCACGCGCAGATTTATCTACGTCGAATCcgcttttttcttcaaatggtGGAAAGAACAGACTCCAGAGTTGCAGGACAAGGTTCGCGATCTGGTTAATCAAGGCCGGCTGGAGTTCATCGGTGGAGCTTGGAGTATGAATGATGAGGCATCGACGCACTACCAGAGTATCATCGATCAGTTCACCTGGGGGCTGCGGTTGTTGAACGATACCTTCGGAGAGTGCGGTAGGCCGAGAATTGGCTGGCAGATTGATCCGTTCGGGCATTCGCGGGAGCAGGCATCAATTTTCGCTCAGATGGGTTTCGATGGGCTGTTCTTTGGACGGTTGGACTACGAGGATAAGCGAGAACGCTTGACACAGAAGAACGCTGAAATGATTTGGAAGGCAAGTTCGAATCTGGCGGACAGTGATCTGTTCACGGGAGTTTTGTACAATACTTATCAACCTCCGCCGGGGTTCTGCTTCGACATCCTGTGCTCGGACGAACCGATCATGGACGGTCGGTACAGTGCGGAGAACAATGTGAACTCGAAG GTTGACCAATTCATTGCTATTGTTCAGAATATGAGTTCATCCTACCGCACAAATAACATAGTTTTAACCATGGGGGAGGACTTTCACTATCAGTACGCTGAAATGTGGTTCAAAAATCAAGATAAGCTTATTAA GTACACCAACGCCCGCCAAGCAAACGGTTCCGCTGTCAACGTCTTCTACTCAACTCCATCGTGCTATCTGAAAGCCCTACACGACGCCGACATCACCTGGCCAACGAAGAGTGACGACTTTTTCCCATACGCTTCGGATCCTCACGCCTTTTGGACCGGATATTTCACGTCCCGACCAACGATCAAACGGTTCGAACGCGTCGGCAATCACTTCCTGCAGGTTTGCAAACAACTGACGGCACTTGCCCCTAAGAAGGAAAACCACTTCACCGCCCACCTAAACGTGCTTCGTGAAGCGATGGGTGTAATGCAGCATCACGATGCCGTCACCGGAACCGAGAAACAGCATGTAGCCGACGATTATTCCCGAATGCTTCACCGAGCTATCGAAGCCTGCGGAGCAAATACCAAGATTGCCTTGAATCAGATGGTTGATCCGGTCGAAAAGAAAACCTCCCCTAAGCATGACGTTCACGGCTTACAGAAGGACTTCACATTCGAGTTCGAAACCTGCCATTGGTTGAACATCAGCAAATGCGAAATCACCGAAGCTAAGGATACTTTCATGGTCACCCTCTATAACCCACTAGCTCATTCCGGCTATCAGTACGTTCGTCTACCAGTTTCCGGCAACAAATACATCGTCAAAGATTACCGAGGCGTGGAGACTCCTTCCCAGATGGTACCGATTCCGGCGACGGTTCAAAACCTAACCTACCGCTTTAGCAACGCCACGAACGAAGTAGTTTTCCTAGCGAACGAACTTCCCCCGCTGGGTTACAAATCATATTTCGTCTCACGAGTGATCGAATCCGTCGATGACTTCACCAAGGATCATAGGCCACCGCCGACGGCAACGATGCAGGCGGACGAAGCCCCAAAACAGTGGCACGCGGAGGAAGTCGTCATCGGAAACAAGTACCTTAATGTTAGCTTCGACAGTAATGGTTTCCTGAGCACGATCAACGCCAACGGAATCAGCAGCCGGCTGCGGCAAACTTTTGTGTACTACGAAGCGGCAGTTGGAAACAATATCGAGTGGCGGAATCGTTCATCGGGAGCGTACATTTTCCGTCCGAATGGGACCGAACGGCACGTCAGTGAGTCTGTTCTGTTACGAGTGTTCAAGGGTAACGTAGTTCAGGAGGTTCACCAGGTGTTCAACGAATGGATCAGTCAGGTGGTTCGTATCTACTCCGATGAGAATCATGTTGAGTTTGAGTGGTTGGTTGGTCCTATTCCGATTGAGGACGGTGTCGGTAAGGAGGTGGTGTCGAGGTTCTACACGGCTGCCCAGTCGAACGGTGTATTTTGGACGGATTCCAATGGTCGGGAGATGATGAAGAGAGTTCGGAATCATCGTGATACGTGGAATTTGCAGCTGGAAGAACCGATTGCCGGAAATTACTACCCGGTGACGACGAAGATCGCACTGGAGGATGGCAACATTCGGTTCGCTGTTTTGAACGATCGTGCTCAAGGCGGTTCCAGCATGGAGGATGGTTCGCTCGAGTTGATGGTTCATCGCAGACTTCTTCACGATGATGCGTTTGGGGTGGATGAAGCACTCGATGAGCAAGCCTACGGGAAGGGGCTGGTTGCTCGCGGCAAGCATTATGTTATTTTCGGATCAAAAAAGACCTCTAGTCCGACCCTGCAGGCCAGGGAACGGTTCCTGCAGAATCAGATTTTGCTGCCCAACTGGGTATTCCTCAGCGATACCACCAACTTCCAGTACGAAGATTGGCAGAAACGATTCAACAATATC TATTCAGCTCTTTCGTTGTCCCTCCCCTTGAACGTCAACCTGATGACGTTCGAACCGTGGAAAGAGAACAGTCTGCTCGTCCGATTTGAACATCTACTGGAGAAGGACGAAGACCCGATTTACTCCAAGCCGGTTCGGTTCAACCTGCAGGATATCTTCCGTTCGCTCAGCATCGAAGAAATCAGTGAGACAACACTCGCTGGAAACCAATGGAAGGAGGACAGCAAACGGTTACAGTTTAAACCGGATCCTTCCTATCTGCAACATGTGACAAAGGCCTCCCTCTTCGAGAATAATCCATACCAGAACGGGCAGGTATCGCAAGCGAACGGCGAAACGGAACAGGAAGAAGCGGCGGAGAATCTACGGAACGTGAGCAACGAAGGTTACGAGATAGTGCTGGGTCCAATGCAGATTCGTACGTTCGTTTTGCAATTGGAGTTTAGGCCATAA